Proteins encoded together in one Sulfitobacter pontiacus window:
- the tolB gene encoding Tol-Pal system beta propeller repeat protein TolB, with protein sequence MIVRILSLCLALIGGVASVAQAQDGPLRIEITEGVIEPLPFAVPSFQPESGDAGQMAVDLARVVSEDLVGSGLFREVPASAYISTVSDFNAPIQYADWKAINAQALITGAVSVSGNTLNVKFRLYDVFSGAELGSGLQFSGTVDGWRRMAHKVADAVYSRITGEGGYFDSRVVYVSETGPKDDRAKRLAVMDYDGANVRYLTDSSSIVLAPRFSPSGDRILYTSYESGFPRIYVLDIGSVQRRVLESAEGTMSFAPRFSPSGNTVVYSLTQGGNTDIYTMDINTGQSTRLTNTPAIETAPSYSPDGSRIVFESDRSGSQQLYIMPATGGEATRISFGEGRYGTPVWSPRGDLVAFTKQNKGRFHIGVMRLDGSEERLLTASFLDEGPTWAPNGRVIMFARETQGAGGASSLYSVDISGRNLKPVRTQEGGSDPSWSPLQK encoded by the coding sequence ATGATTGTACGAATTCTGAGCCTCTGTCTCGCGCTTATCGGCGGTGTTGCCTCGGTCGCGCAGGCGCAGGATGGACCATTGCGGATCGAGATTACCGAAGGTGTGATTGAACCCTTGCCCTTTGCCGTGCCCAGCTTTCAGCCCGAAAGCGGGGACGCGGGGCAGATGGCCGTTGATCTGGCGCGGGTCGTGTCCGAAGATCTTGTCGGTTCTGGTCTGTTCCGCGAAGTACCGGCAAGCGCCTATATCTCGACCGTAAGCGATTTTAACGCGCCGATCCAATATGCTGACTGGAAGGCGATCAACGCGCAGGCGCTGATCACTGGTGCCGTCAGTGTCTCGGGCAATACGTTGAATGTGAAGTTCCGTCTGTATGACGTATTTTCGGGCGCTGAACTGGGGTCGGGCTTGCAGTTTTCGGGCACGGTCGATGGCTGGCGTCGCATGGCGCATAAGGTGGCGGATGCCGTCTATTCGCGTATCACGGGCGAAGGGGGCTACTTCGACAGCCGCGTCGTCTATGTCTCTGAGACGGGGCCCAAGGATGACCGCGCGAAACGGCTGGCTGTGATGGATTATGATGGGGCTAATGTGCGCTATCTGACCGACAGCTCGTCCATCGTGCTGGCACCGCGGTTCTCGCCCTCGGGGGATCGTATTCTCTACACCAGCTACGAAAGCGGCTTCCCGCGGATCTATGTGCTTGACATCGGGTCGGTGCAGCGTCGTGTGCTGGAAAGCGCTGAAGGCACCATGAGCTTTGCGCCGCGGTTCTCTCCGTCCGGCAATACGGTTGTGTATTCGCTGACCCAAGGCGGGAACACGGATATCTACACAATGGATATCAACACCGGCCAGTCGACACGGCTGACCAACACACCTGCGATCGAAACCGCGCCCAGCTATTCGCCGGACGGCAGCCGGATCGTTTTCGAAAGCGACCGTTCGGGATCGCAGCAGCTGTATATCATGCCAGCAACGGGCGGCGAGGCGACGCGGATCTCGTTTGGCGAAGGGCGCTATGGCACGCCGGTCTGGTCGCCGCGGGGCGATCTGGTGGCCTTTACCAAGCAGAACAAGGGCCGGTTCCACATCGGCGTGATGCGGCTGGACGGGTCGGAAGAACGTCTGCTGACCGCGTCGTTCCTGGATGAAGGCCCCACATGGGCCCCCAACGGCCGCGTCATCATGTTTGCGCGGGAAACCCAAGGGGCAGGCGGGGCGTCGTCGCTTTATTCGGTCGATATCTCGGGCCGGAACCTCAAGCCTGTGCGCACCCAAGAGGGCGGATCGGATCCGTCTTGGTCGCCGCTTCAGAAGTAA
- the pal gene encoding peptidoglycan-associated lipoprotein Pal, translated as MNRILTATLLIAALAVSACTNPDRFGADGMNNGAANGAGLNGGIIPGSANDPASTAYFQQAVGDRVLFLVDQSNLTPEGQATLDGQAAWLNTNTDYQAVIEGHADEQGTREYNLALGARRANAAREYLISRGIAASRLRVVSYGKERPIEVCSSEACYAKNRRAVTVLAGGLTS; from the coding sequence ATGAACCGCATTCTCACCGCAACTCTATTGATCGCAGCCCTGGCCGTATCGGCCTGTACCAACCCTGACCGCTTTGGCGCGGATGGCATGAATAACGGTGCCGCGAATGGCGCAGGCCTGAACGGGGGCATTATCCCCGGCAGCGCGAACGACCCGGCTTCTACGGCATATTTCCAGCAAGCCGTTGGGGATCGCGTGCTGTTCCTGGTCGACCAATCCAACCTGACCCCCGAAGGCCAAGCGACGCTGGACGGTCAGGCAGCCTGGTTGAACACCAACACCGATTACCAAGCCGTGATCGAAGGCCACGCGGACGAGCAGGGCACACGGGAATACAACCTTGCGCTTGGCGCACGCCGTGCCAATGCAGCGCGCGAATATTTGATCTCGCGCGGGATCGCCGCCAGCCGTCTTCGCGTTGTAAGCTATGGTAAGGAACGCCCGATCGAAGTCTGTTCGAGCGAGGCATGCTATGCCAAGAACCGTCGGGCCGTGACCGTACTTGCGGGCGGTCTGACCAGCTAA
- the ybgF gene encoding tol-pal system protein YbgF, which translates to MRFALIVALGLAFGPVTAQAQDAQTLADVRQELTVLNVEVQKLRRELSTTGGASVAVTGGSVLERVNAMESELQRLTSKTEELENRINRVVTDGTNRIGDLEFRLVELEGGDVGSLGQTSTLGGGEMPATMAPATPVPAPADPLANTSTPTNTAELAVGEKTDFERAKAALADGDFRSAADQFATFNQTYPGGPLGPEADLRRGDALDGLGDTREAARAYLASFSADPAGPVAAEALYQLGSSLGALGQTQEACVTLGEVASRFPTSPFVAQAQSERSVLACQ; encoded by the coding sequence ATGCGGTTTGCTTTGATTGTAGCGCTTGGACTGGCCTTTGGGCCGGTCACAGCGCAGGCGCAGGATGCGCAGACTTTGGCGGATGTGCGTCAGGAACTGACGGTACTGAATGTCGAGGTGCAAAAGCTGCGCCGGGAACTGTCCACCACCGGCGGCGCGAGCGTTGCCGTGACCGGTGGATCGGTGCTTGAGCGCGTCAATGCAATGGAAAGCGAACTGCAGCGCCTGACCTCTAAAACCGAAGAGCTGGAAAACCGGATCAACCGCGTGGTCACCGACGGGACCAACCGGATCGGTGATCTGGAATTCCGGCTCGTGGAGCTTGAAGGCGGCGATGTGGGCAGCCTCGGCCAGACCTCTACCCTTGGCGGGGGCGAGATGCCCGCGACCATGGCGCCCGCCACGCCCGTGCCCGCACCAGCGGACCCGTTGGCCAATACTTCTACCCCCACCAATACCGCAGAGCTTGCAGTGGGTGAAAAAACAGACTTCGAGCGGGCGAAGGCGGCGCTCGCTGACGGTGACTTTCGCAGCGCCGCAGACCAGTTTGCGACCTTCAATCAGACCTATCCGGGCGGACCGCTAGGCCCCGAAGCCGATCTGCGGCGCGGCGATGCGCTGGACGGTCTGGGGGATACCCGCGAAGCGGCACGCGCCTATCTGGCAAGCTTTAGCGCCGATCCCGCGGGGCCTGTCGCGGCAGAAGCACTGTACCAGCTTGGCAGTTCTTTGGGGGCCTTGGGCCAAACCCAAGAAGCCTGCGTGACCTTGGGCGAAGTCGCATCGCGCTTCCCCACAAGCCCCTTCGTCGCGCAAGCCCAATCCGAACGCAGCGTGCTTGCCTGCCAGTGA
- the tilS gene encoding tRNA lysidine(34) synthetase TilS: MTDPLAQSIAASFDPAPPPVLGVAVSGGGDSVALLHLLNDYARSHGIALHAATVNHGLRPEAAREAAMVARQCRALGVPHDTLRWTGWDHSGNLQNEARKARYRLLADWARGQGIGAVCIGHTADDLAETFVMRLGRRAGVDGLSAMPAMFDRHGMRWHRPLLNARRADLRAHLTRRGVTWVDDPSNEDDSFARVRIRKALAVLTDLGVDSAALADVSRHLADARTALDAQMFAAARAHAHVQCGAVAMDWQALCDLPTETRRRLLTHTIAWINGATYAPRSSAVAEVLTALDDAGAATVQGCELRLKRDKLWSYRELQAVRAVDAPVDALWDGRWRLEPCGDAPAPDTQTMIRALGAEGLRSFADWRDLGVPRGVLLASPAVWQGAELVAAPLVGRSQNWQAVLERGEDAFFAAHMTH; the protein is encoded by the coding sequence ATGACCGACCCGCTGGCGCAGAGCATCGCCGCCAGCTTTGACCCCGCGCCGCCGCCCGTATTGGGTGTGGCGGTGTCGGGGGGCGGCGACTCTGTCGCGCTTTTACATCTTCTGAATGACTACGCCCGCAGCCACGGGATCGCGCTGCACGCAGCGACCGTCAATCACGGCCTGCGACCCGAGGCCGCCCGCGAAGCCGCGATGGTCGCCCGCCAGTGTCGCGCGCTTGGCGTTCCGCATGATACGTTGAGGTGGACGGGCTGGGACCACAGCGGCAATTTGCAGAACGAGGCCCGCAAGGCGCGTTACCGGTTGTTGGCGGATTGGGCACGGGGGCAGGGCATTGGCGCTGTCTGCATCGGGCATACCGCCGACGATCTGGCAGAGACTTTCGTGATGCGTTTGGGGCGCCGGGCAGGGGTCGACGGGCTATCCGCCATGCCTGCGATGTTCGACCGACATGGCATGCGTTGGCACAGGCCCTTGCTCAACGCTCGCCGCGCCGACCTGCGCGCGCATCTGACGCGTCGCGGGGTGACTTGGGTCGATGACCCCAGCAACGAGGATGACAGCTTTGCGCGGGTGCGCATCCGCAAGGCGCTGGCGGTGCTGACCGATCTAGGCGTTGATTCTGCCGCACTTGCCGATGTCTCGCGCCACCTTGCCGATGCCCGTACCGCGCTCGACGCGCAGATGTTTGCCGCCGCACGCGCCCATGCTCACGTTCAATGCGGTGCCGTGGCGATGGATTGGCAGGCGCTGTGTGACCTCCCGACAGAGACACGCCGCCGTTTGCTGACCCACACGATCGCCTGGATCAACGGGGCCACCTATGCTCCACGCAGCAGCGCCGTGGCAGAGGTGCTGACGGCGCTTGATGATGCCGGTGCCGCGACCGTGCAGGGGTGCGAGCTGCGGTTGAAGCGCGATAAACTGTGGAGTTACAGAGAGTTGCAGGCAGTGCGGGCGGTTGATGCGCCCGTGGATGCGCTCTGGGACGGCCGCTGGCGTCTGGAACCTTGCGGCGATGCGCCCGCGCCCGACACGCAAACCATGATCCGTGCCTTGGGCGCTGAGGGGCTGCGCAGCTTTGCTGATTGGCGCGATTTGGGCGTGCCGCGCGGCGTCTTGCTGGCCTCTCCGGCGGTGTGGCAGGGCGCGGAACTGGTCGCTGCCCCCCTTGTCGGTCGGTCGCAAAACTGGCAAGCAGTGCTCGAACGCGGCGAAGATGCCTTTTTCGCCGCACATATGACGCATTGA
- the ftsH gene encoding ATP-dependent zinc metalloprotease FtsH yields the protein MGNMRNLAFWVVLMLLVLALFNLFSGSTGGLQSREISYSEFVTAVEAGDVRNVTLDGEQVRFRRADGSDYVTIRPEDAEVTSLLMSKDIPVRAEPQQQSGFQTFLMSLLPILLLIGVWIYFMNRMQGGGKGGAMGFGKSKAKMLTEKHGRVTFDDVAGIDEAKEELEEIVEFLRNPQKFSRLGGKIPKGALLEGPPGTGKTLLARAIAGEAGVPFFTISGSDFVEMFVGVGASRVRDMFEQAKKNAPCIVFIDEIDAVGRSRGAGYGGGNDEREQTLNQLLVEMDGFEANEGVIIIAATNRKDVLDPALLRPGRFDRQVTVGNPDIKGREKILGVHARKTPLGPDVDLRIIARGTPGFSGADLANLVNEAALTAARVGRRFVAMMDFEAAKDKIMMGAERRSMVLTQDQKEKTAYHEAGHAIVGIKLPKCDPVYKATIIPRGGALGMVMSLPEMDKLQMFKDEAEQKIAMTMAGKAAEIFKYGAETVSSGPMGDIMQASQLARGMVMRMGMSDKVGNIDYSEAAAGYQANGGAGGFSVSAATKELIESEVKRIIDEGYDRAFKMITDHEEEFERLAQGLLEYETLTGDEIKRVMEGKPPQDPDGEDTSGTDKPSLTAIPKAKGKKTPPPSGMEPEPSV from the coding sequence TTGGGTAATATGCGCAATCTCGCCTTTTGGGTTGTATTGATGCTTTTGGTTTTGGCGCTGTTCAATCTGTTCAGCGGCTCGACCGGCGGGCTGCAAAGCCGTGAAATCAGCTATTCCGAATTTGTGACCGCTGTCGAAGCAGGGGACGTGCGCAACGTCACGCTTGATGGTGAACAGGTTCGTTTCCGTCGTGCCGATGGCAGTGACTATGTCACGATCCGGCCCGAAGACGCCGAGGTCACCAGCCTGCTGATGTCCAAGGACATCCCTGTGCGCGCTGAACCCCAGCAGCAATCCGGTTTCCAAACCTTCCTGATGTCGCTGTTGCCCATCCTTCTGCTGATCGGTGTGTGGATCTATTTCATGAACCGCATGCAGGGCGGTGGCAAAGGCGGGGCGATGGGGTTCGGCAAGTCCAAGGCCAAGATGCTGACCGAAAAACACGGTCGTGTGACGTTTGACGACGTGGCGGGCATCGACGAGGCGAAGGAAGAGCTGGAAGAGATCGTCGAATTCCTGCGCAACCCGCAAAAGTTCAGCCGTTTGGGCGGCAAGATCCCCAAAGGCGCGCTGCTTGAGGGCCCTCCCGGTACCGGTAAGACGCTGCTGGCGCGGGCGATTGCCGGCGAAGCGGGTGTTCCGTTCTTCACGATCTCGGGCTCTGACTTCGTCGAGATGTTCGTTGGCGTCGGTGCTAGCCGCGTGCGCGACATGTTCGAACAGGCCAAGAAAAATGCGCCCTGCATCGTCTTCATCGATGAGATCGACGCCGTGGGCCGGTCTCGTGGCGCGGGCTACGGTGGTGGCAACGACGAGCGTGAACAGACCTTGAACCAGCTGCTGGTCGAGATGGACGGCTTTGAGGCGAACGAAGGCGTGATCATCATCGCCGCGACCAACCGCAAAGACGTGCTGGACCCTGCCTTGCTGCGTCCGGGCCGCTTTGACCGTCAGGTCACCGTAGGCAACCCTGACATCAAAGGCCGCGAGAAAATCCTTGGGGTGCATGCACGCAAGACGCCGCTTGGCCCTGACGTAGACCTGCGCATTATCGCGCGCGGTACGCCCGGTTTCTCGGGTGCGGATCTGGCGAACCTCGTGAACGAGGCCGCGCTGACCGCCGCACGCGTGGGCCGTCGCTTTGTCGCGATGATGGATTTCGAGGCCGCGAAAGACAAGATCATGATGGGTGCCGAGCGCCGGTCGATGGTGTTGACGCAGGACCAGAAGGAAAAGACCGCCTACCACGAAGCCGGTCACGCCATCGTCGGGATCAAGCTGCCGAAATGCGACCCTGTCTATAAGGCCACGATCATTCCGCGCGGCGGTGCCTTGGGTATGGTGATGAGCCTGCCCGAAATGGACAAACTGCAAATGTTCAAAGACGAAGCCGAGCAAAAGATCGCCATGACGATGGCGGGCAAAGCGGCTGAAATCTTCAAATATGGCGCTGAAACCGTGTCGTCGGGCCCGATGGGCGATATCATGCAGGCCAGTCAGTTGGCGCGTGGCATGGTGATGCGCATGGGCATGTCCGACAAGGTCGGGAACATCGACTATTCGGAAGCGGCGGCTGGTTACCAAGCCAACGGCGGTGCGGGCGGGTTCAGCGTTTCTGCGGCCACGAAAGAGCTGATCGAATCCGAAGTGAAGCGCATCATCGACGAAGGCTACGACCGCGCCTTCAAAATGATCACCGACCACGAGGAAGAATTCGAACGTCTGGCCCAAGGTTTGCTGGAGTACGAGACCCTCACCGGCGACGAGATCAAGCGCGTCATGGAAGGCAAACCGCCACAAGACCCGGACGGCGAGGACACCAGCGGCACGGACAAACCAAGCCTGACCGCGATCCCCAAGGCCAAAGGCAAGAAGACGCCTCCGCCAAGCGGGATGGAGCCAGAGCCAAGCGTCTGA
- a CDS encoding MOSC domain-containing protein produces the protein MPTMKETEFTATITWLGVVPKLAKGIRAEPRSEAFASYAGFEDDVHAGLTRASCVRVTNLYPKGTEIRNVRQLSILSAEEMALIAADMGMETLDPMHLGTSMVIKGIPDFTHVPPNARLQAASGATITIDTENRPCVLPGREIEQDSPGHGPKFKSAAENRRGVTAWIEREGLLRVGDTLRLFIPDQPAWQHG, from the coding sequence ATGCCGACGATGAAAGAAACCGAGTTTACCGCAACGATCACATGGCTTGGTGTGGTGCCCAAGCTGGCCAAGGGCATCCGCGCCGAACCCCGGAGCGAAGCTTTCGCCAGCTACGCCGGTTTCGAGGATGACGTGCATGCGGGGCTGACCCGCGCGTCCTGTGTGCGGGTCACGAACCTCTATCCCAAGGGCACCGAGATCCGGAACGTGCGGCAGCTGTCGATCCTGTCTGCGGAAGAAATGGCCCTGATCGCGGCCGACATGGGGATGGAGACACTGGACCCCATGCACCTTGGCACGTCGATGGTGATCAAGGGCATCCCCGATTTCACCCATGTGCCGCCCAATGCGCGGCTGCAGGCTGCCTCGGGTGCGACGATCACGATTGATACCGAAAACCGCCCCTGCGTGCTGCCCGGTCGCGAGATTGAACAAGACAGCCCCGGCCACGGTCCCAAGTTCAAATCCGCGGCCGAGAACCGTCGCGGCGTGACCGCCTGGATCGAACGCGAGGGGCTGTTGCGCGTCGGTGATACGCTGCGCCTGTTCATCCCCGACCAGCCAGCCTGGCAGCACGGCTAG
- a CDS encoding formate--tetrahydrofolate ligase, producing the protein MTFKSDIQIAREASKRPIQEIGQKLGISSDDLLPYGHDKAKVSQKFINSVQDRPDGKLILVTAINPTPAGEGKTTTTVGLGDGLNRIGKNAAVCIREASLGPNFGMKGGAAGGGYAQIVPMEEMNLHFTGDFHAITSAHNLLSAMIDNHIYWGNALEIDLRRVVWRRVVDMNDRALRQITASLGGVSNGFPREAGFDITVASEVMAILCLAKDLNDLQKRLGDMIVAYTRERKPVYARDIKADGAMTVLLKDAMQPNLVQTLENNPAFVHGGPFANIAHGCNSVIATTTALKLADYVVTEAGFGADLGAEKFLNIKCRKAGLAPSCVVVVATVRAMKMNGGVAKADLGAENVDAVQAGCPNLGRHIENLKSFGVPVVVAINHFVTDTDAEVQAVKDYVASQGAEAVLSRHWELGSAGSAELAEKVVETIDKDQADFATLYPDAMPLADKINTIATKIYRADGAVMDQKILNQLKDWEEQGYGDLPVCMAKTQYSFTTDPEARGAPTGFTIPVREVRLSAGAGFVVAICGEIMTMPGLPRVPSAENIRLNDIGDVEGLF; encoded by the coding sequence ATGACCTTTAAATCCGACATCCAAATCGCACGCGAAGCCAGCAAGCGCCCCATTCAGGAGATCGGGCAAAAGCTGGGCATCAGCAGCGATGATCTGCTGCCCTACGGCCATGACAAGGCGAAGGTGTCGCAAAAGTTCATCAACTCGGTGCAGGACCGTCCCGATGGCAAGCTGATCCTCGTCACCGCGATCAACCCCACCCCCGCGGGCGAGGGGAAAACCACGACCACCGTTGGTCTGGGCGACGGGTTGAACCGCATCGGCAAGAACGCGGCCGTCTGTATCCGCGAGGCGTCTCTGGGGCCGAACTTCGGCATGAAGGGCGGGGCCGCGGGGGGCGGCTATGCGCAGATCGTCCCGATGGAAGAGATGAACCTGCATTTCACCGGTGACTTCCACGCGATCACATCGGCTCACAACCTGCTCAGCGCGATGATCGATAACCACATCTATTGGGGCAACGCGCTAGAGATCGACCTGCGCCGCGTCGTCTGGCGCCGCGTCGTCGACATGAACGACCGCGCTCTACGCCAGATCACGGCGTCCCTGGGTGGTGTGTCGAACGGTTTCCCCCGCGAGGCCGGTTTCGACATCACCGTCGCGTCCGAAGTCATGGCAATCCTCTGTCTGGCCAAAGACCTGAACGACCTGCAAAAGCGCCTTGGGGACATGATCGTCGCCTATACCCGCGAGCGTAAACCGGTCTATGCGCGCGATATCAAAGCGGATGGTGCGATGACCGTGCTGCTGAAAGACGCGATGCAGCCGAACCTTGTGCAGACGCTTGAGAACAATCCTGCCTTCGTACATGGCGGGCCCTTTGCGAATATCGCCCACGGCTGCAACTCTGTCATCGCGACCACCACCGCGCTGAAGCTGGCGGATTATGTGGTGACCGAAGCGGGCTTTGGTGCCGATCTGGGGGCAGAGAAGTTCCTGAACATTAAATGCCGCAAGGCGGGGCTGGCACCGTCCTGCGTCGTGGTCGTGGCCACGGTGCGCGCGATGAAGATGAACGGCGGCGTGGCCAAGGCCGATCTGGGCGCTGAAAACGTCGACGCCGTGCAGGCCGGTTGCCCCAACCTTGGCCGCCACATCGAGAACCTGAAATCCTTTGGCGTGCCCGTCGTCGTCGCGATCAACCATTTCGTCACCGACACCGACGCAGAAGTGCAAGCGGTCAAAGACTATGTCGCCTCGCAAGGGGCCGAGGCCGTGCTGTCCCGCCACTGGGAATTGGGCAGCGCTGGCTCTGCCGAACTTGCCGAGAAAGTGGTCGAGACGATTGATAAGGACCAGGCGGATTTCGCCACGCTCTACCCCGACGCGATGCCGCTGGCAGATAAGATCAACACCATCGCCACAAAGATCTATCGCGCGGATGGGGCGGTGATGGATCAGAAGATCCTCAACCAGTTGAAAGACTGGGAAGAGCAGGGATATGGCGATCTGCCGGTCTGTATGGCCAAAACGCAATACAGCTTTACCACCGATCCCGAAGCCCGCGGCGCGCCAACCGGCTTTACCATCCCCGTGCGCGAGGTGCGCCTGTCTGCCGGCGCGGGCTTTGTCGTGGCCATCTGCGGTGAGATCATGACCATGCCGGGCCTGCCACGGGTGCCTTCTGCCGAAAATATTCGTCTCAATGACATCGGCGATGTTGAAGGTCTGTTCTAA
- the folD gene encoding bifunctional methylenetetrahydrofolate dehydrogenase/methenyltetrahydrofolate cyclohydrolase FolD: MTATIIDGKAFAAQVRGQVAQHVTRLKDDHGITPGLAVVLVGADPASEVYVKSKGKMTKEVGMKSVEHRLADTTSEAELLALIDTLNKDDTIHGILVQLPLPDHLNEDLVIGAIDPAKDVDGFHISNVGLLGTGQKSMVPCTPLGCLMMLRDHHGTLSGMDAVVIGRSNIVGKPMAQLLLNDSCTVTIAHSRTKDLAAVVRRADIVIAAVGRPEMVPGDWIKPGATIIDVGINRLDAPERGEGKTRLVGDVDFDSCAKVAGAITPVPGGVGPMTIACLLANTVTACCRAHELPEPEGLTA, from the coding sequence ATGACAGCGACGATCATTGACGGCAAGGCATTTGCAGCACAGGTGCGGGGGCAGGTCGCCCAGCATGTCACGCGGCTGAAGGACGATCACGGGATCACGCCGGGGCTGGCTGTGGTGCTTGTCGGGGCCGATCCTGCCTCCGAGGTTTATGTCAAATCCAAGGGCAAGATGACCAAGGAAGTGGGCATGAAATCGGTCGAACACCGGCTGGCGGACACCACATCAGAGGCGGAGCTTCTGGCCCTGATCGACACGCTGAACAAGGATGATACGATCCACGGTATCCTCGTGCAGCTCCCCTTGCCCGATCACCTGAACGAAGACCTTGTGATCGGCGCGATTGATCCGGCCAAGGATGTCGACGGGTTTCATATCTCGAACGTCGGTCTGTTGGGCACCGGGCAGAAATCCATGGTGCCCTGCACGCCGCTTGGCTGTCTGATGATGCTGCGCGACCACCACGGCACCCTGTCAGGGATGGATGCCGTTGTGATCGGGCGCAGCAATATCGTTGGCAAACCGATGGCCCAGCTTCTGCTCAACGACAGCTGCACCGTGACCATCGCCCATTCGCGGACCAAAGACCTTGCCGCTGTTGTGCGCCGCGCTGATATCGTGATCGCCGCCGTGGGCCGCCCCGAGATGGTGCCGGGCGACTGGATCAAACCGGGGGCCACAATCATCGACGTGGGCATCAACCGTCTCGACGCGCCAGAGCGGGGTGAGGGCAAGACCCGTCTGGTCGGGGATGTGGATTTTGACAGCTGCGCCAAGGTGGCCGGTGCGATCACCCCAGTGCCGGGGGGCGTGGGCCCGATGACGATCGCCTGTCTGCTGGCCAATACGGTTACAGCCTGCTGCCGTGCCCATGAGCTGCCCGAACCCGAAGGGCTGACCGCCTAA
- a CDS encoding PaaI family thioesterase gives MTPQEIARIRDSFDAQSMMQTLGAELSDVSKGLIRIEAPILPGTRQQQGFGHAGLTFSIGDSAAGYAALTTLPLDTEVVTAEIKINLLAPARGDRLIAIGKVVKPGKRLCVVTAEVFAQTGDQQVLIAVLQGTMVPVPATAA, from the coding sequence ATGACCCCTCAAGAAATCGCCCGCATCCGCGACAGCTTTGACGCACAATCGATGATGCAGACCCTCGGCGCTGAACTTAGTGATGTGTCAAAGGGGCTCATCCGGATCGAGGCACCGATCCTGCCCGGCACGCGCCAGCAGCAGGGGTTTGGCCACGCGGGGCTGACGTTCTCTATCGGGGACAGCGCTGCGGGCTATGCCGCGCTGACGACACTGCCCTTGGATACCGAGGTCGTCACCGCAGAGATCAAGATCAACCTGCTGGCCCCCGCCCGCGGAGACCGGCTGATCGCGATTGGCAAGGTGGTGAAACCGGGCAAGCGGCTTTGTGTGGTCACGGCCGAAGTCTTTGCCCAAACCGGCGACCAGCAGGTGCTGATCGCCGTGCTTCAGGGCACGATGGTGCCGGTTCCGGCAACCGCCGCTTAG
- the pdeM gene encoding ligase-associated DNA damage response endonuclease PdeM → MNIGYEFDFCGARLTALGSGALWWADHGLLCVSDLHLGKAERIARRGGTALPPYETMDTLTRLAAALDRVPARVVMCLGDSFDDLHAAHALPEPARLTLARLQAGRQWLWVEGNHDPGPVELGGEHLAELVIGPLQFRHIAQESAQAEVSGHYHPKARLRLRGRSVTRPTFLYDDRRLIMPAFGTYTGGLYSDAPVLQALMGPQACAILTGPQPTAIPMPR, encoded by the coding sequence ATGAACATCGGGTATGAATTCGACTTTTGCGGCGCGCGGCTGACGGCGCTTGGCTCTGGTGCCTTGTGGTGGGCAGATCACGGGCTGCTCTGCGTGTCCGACCTGCATCTTGGCAAAGCCGAACGGATTGCGCGGCGCGGCGGCACGGCGCTTCCCCCTTACGAGACGATGGACACGTTGACCCGGCTTGCGGCGGCGCTTGACCGTGTGCCCGCGCGCGTTGTGATGTGTCTGGGCGACAGTTTCGACGATCTGCACGCGGCCCATGCCCTACCCGAGCCGGCACGGCTGACGCTGGCGCGGCTGCAGGCGGGGCGGCAGTGGCTGTGGGTAGAGGGCAACCACGACCCCGGTCCCGTCGAACTGGGCGGGGAGCATCTGGCCGAGCTTGTGATCGGCCCCTTGCAGTTCCGGCATATCGCGCAGGAAAGCGCGCAGGCCGAGGTTTCGGGGCATTATCACCCCAAGGCACGGCTGCGGCTGCGCGGACGGTCGGTGACGCGTCCGACCTTCCTCTATGACGACCGACGGCTGATCATGCCTGCCTTTGGCACCTATACCGGCGGGTTGTACAGTGACGCGCCGGTGCTACAGGCATTGATGGGTCCGCAGGCCTGCGCCATACTTACCGGACCGCAGCCCACCGCGATCCCCATGCCGCGCTAG